CCCTCAGCGATATCTGGGTCTACGATCCTGCTGCGGCGGAGGGCGAGGGAGAAGGCGAAGGCGAGCCCGCACCGCAGCGGTATTATCACAGCGCGGACAAGGACACGGACCGCGAGATTTCGCTGAATGAATTGCTCCGGGTGATTCAGTTCTACAATTTGGACGGGCTGCACTGCGAACCTTGCACGGAAGACGATTACGAGCCTGGTGTAGGCGACCAGGGCTGCCGCCACCACGACAGCGATTATGCGCCGGAAGACTGGACAATCGACCTTTCTGAATTGCTCCGCCTCATTCAACTCTACAACATGGACGGCTACCACCCATGTACAGACAGCGAAGACGGTTTCTGCCCGGGCGCGGCGTAGCACGGGCGTCCCGCCCATGCTTTTGCCCGGTGGACGGCGCGCATGATATCACCGACTCGACGTTCGGCGTGCCGAATGACGCGTTGCGGCGGCGCATCATGGATTACCTGGCGTCCATCCACAACGCCACGACCAACGTCGCCTACGGCTGGCCCGCTCGTGCGGGAATGCTGATTCTGCATTACACTGCACAGCCGATGGCGGCTGTGCCACACTGTGTGAGCCACACTGCGCCGTGCGTAACTCACAATCCACAACCTGCCAGTGCTGGTTGAACGCCCGGACGCTCCAGGGAGCGTGAAGGAAGCTTACCGAGCATTGCCCGCGGCGCTCGCCCGGGGCGCTGGACATCTTCGCGGCGGGGACTTATCATCAGGCGATTCGGAGAGACGGGAGAAGTTCCATGGGCAACGGCAACATGAAGCAGCTTTTTCAGCAGGCGGGGCAGTTATACCAGGCAAAACGGTATCCGGACGCGCTGAGACTACTCGACCAACTGGCGCAGCAGGCACCCGGAAACGTGGAAGTACTATACGCGCGGGCGCTATGCCTGGGCGCGCTGGGGAAGGTCCCGGAGGCGGTCGAAATCTGCGAAATGCTCGCGAACGTGTATGGGGATGCGCGGGGCGCCCAATTGCGCGCCCGGCTGACGCAGCCGGGGCGCGCGGCGGCGCCGTCCCCGGCGCGAGCGCCCGCGGCGAAGCCCGCCGCACCCGGTCAACGGGCTGGCGCCCCGGCGAAGAAGAGCAGCGGGAACCTCGTGCTTGTCGCGGTGCTTGTCGTGCTGGTTGCGGGCGCGGGCGGGGCGTACTACTACCTGAATTTCATGCATGCGGAAGAGGCGCCGGCGGGCGCGGCGGCTGCGCCGGTTGCGAGACGTGCGCAGCCTCAGGCGGTGAACGGAATCTTCGGCGACCCGAACGGCG
This genomic window from Candidatus Hydrogenedentota bacterium contains:
- a CDS encoding tetratricopeptide repeat protein, whose product is MGNGNMKQLFQQAGQLYQAKRYPDALRLLDQLAQQAPGNVEVLYARALCLGALGKVPEAVEICEMLANVYGDARGAQLRARLTQPGRAAAPSPARAPAAKPAAPGQRAGAPAKKSSGNLVLVAVLVVLVAGAGGAYYYLNFMHAEEAPAGAAAAPVARRAQPQAVNGIFGDPNGVKLAATNETGGVLDVWLGDVGATSVPLASFQAGSNGTIGIAAGKQKVRLRADWGNVRFHTAIQDIDISAPQQLVFFREFNPMGIPEVKWRVQ